The following proteins are encoded in a genomic region of Populus trichocarpa isolate Nisqually-1 chromosome 13, P.trichocarpa_v4.1, whole genome shotgun sequence:
- the LOC7497402 gene encoding external alternative NAD(P)H-ubiquinone oxidoreductase B1, mitochondrial isoform X1, whose translation MTIMSFINRASRALHGYPASSKLLVLFTLSSGGLVAYADSQSETAAPAAELNQNEWKKKRVVVLGTGWAGTSFLKDLDVSSYDVQVVSPRNYFAFTPLLPSVTCGTVEARSIVEPVRNIIKKRNGEIQFFEAECVKIDAAKNKVFCKSHFENNVIGAEDFSLEYDYLVVAIGAQVNTFNTPGVTENCHFLKELEDAQKLRRSVIDCFEKASIPGLTEEERRTNLHFVVVGGGPTGVEFAAELHDFIQEDLVNVYPMVKDLVKITLIQSGDHILNMFDERISTFAEKKFQRDCIEVQTGCRVLSVSDKEITMKVKSKGEITSIPHGLVVWSTGISTRPVVKDFMEQIGQANRRVLATNEWLRVKECENVYALGDCATIDQRKIMEDIASIFKAADKDNSGTLTVQEFQDVVDDILVRYPQLELYLKNKHLRDVKDLMKDPEGKDIKEVDIEGFKLALAQVDSQAKSLPATAQVAAQQGAYLSRCFNRREHCKDNPEGPRRFVGSGRHAFVPFRYKHLGQFAPLGGEQAAAELPGDWVSIGRSTQWLWYSVYASKQVSWRTRVLLVSDWTRRFIFGRDSSRI comes from the exons ATGACGATTATGTCTTTCATCAACAGAGCTTCAAGAGCTCTCCATGGCTATCCTGCTTCTTCTAAGCTTCTTGTTCTCTTCACTCTCAG TAGTGGAGGTCTAGTGGCATATGCTGATTCGCAATCAGAAACGGCTGCGCCTGCTGCTGAGCTTAATCAGAATgagtggaagaagaagagagtggTGGTTCTGGGAACAGGGTGGGCGGGTACTAGTTTCCTTAAAGATCTGGATGTTTCTTCATATGACGTTCAGGTTGTTTCACCCCGCAATTATTTTGCATTCACCCCTCTGTTGCCTAGTGTGACCTGTGGTACAGTTGAAGCTCGGAGCATTGTAGAGCCAGTGAGGAATATTATAAAGAAG AGAAATGGGGAAATTCAATTTTTCGAGGCAGAATGTGTCAAGATTGATGCTGCAAAAAACAAGGTTTTCTGTAAGTCTCACTTTGAGAACAACGTGATTGGTGCTGAAGATTTTTCCCTGGAATATGACTACTTGGTGGTAGCGATAGGAGCCCAAGTAAACACTTTTAACACCCCTGGTGTCACGGAGAACTGCCATTTTCTGAAG GAATTGGAGGATGCACAGAAGCTCCGCAGAAGTGTGATTGATTGTTTTGAAAAGGCTTCCATCCCTGGCCTGACTGAAGAAGAGCGAAGAACTAACCTTCATTTTGTAGTTGTTGGAGGAGGTCCCACTGGAGTGGAGTTTGCTGCCGAGCTGCATGACTTTATCCAGGAAGATTTAGTCAATGTCTATCCTATGGTTAAAGATCTAGTGAAAATAACCTTGATCCAGTCTGGAGATCATATTTTAAACAT GTTTGATGAGAGAATTAGTACATTTGCTGAGAAGAAGTTTCAAAGAGATTGTATTGAAGTTCAGACAGGATGTAGAGTTCTCAGTGTTTCTGATAAAGAAATTACCATGAAGGTCAAATCCAAGGGTGAGATTACATCTATACCACATGGACTGGTAGTATGGTCTACTGGTATCAGCACTCGCCCAGTTGTGAAGGACTTCATGGAGCAAATTGGGCAG GCTAACAGACGTGTTCTTGCAACTAATGAATGGCTGCGAGTAAAGGAATGTGAAAATGTATATGCACTTGGTGATTGTGCCACAATAGATCAGCGTAAGATCATG GAGGATATTGCATCCATATTTAAAGCTGCAGACAAAGACAATTCTGGTACCTTGACTGTTCAAGAATTCCAAGATGTGGTAGATGATATCCTTGTAAGGTATCCCCAACTGGAACTCTATTTGAAGAACAAGCATCTGAGAGATGTGAAAGATTTGATGAAAGATCCCGAGGGAAAAGACATAAAAGAAGTTGATATTGAAGGTTTTAAACTAGCCCTTGCTCAAGTGGATTCACAGGCCAAAAGTCTGCCTGCAACTGCACAG gttgcTGCTCAACAAGGTGCTTATCTTTCTAGGTGTTTCAATCGTAGAGAACACTGCAAAGATAATCCTGAAGGTCCTCGGCGTTTTGTAGGTTCTGGGCGTCATGCATTCGTTCCATTTCG GTACAAGCATCTTGGGCAGTTTGCTCCTTTGGGAGGAGAGCAGGCTGCCGCTGAACTGCCCGGAGACTGGGTTTCCATTGGTCGCAGCACACAGTGGCTCTGGTATTCTGTATATGCAAG CAAACAAGTGAGCTGGCGAACAAGAGTGCTGTTGGTATCTGATTGGACTCGGAGATTCATTTTTGGAAGAGATTCAAGCCGTATTTGA
- the LOC7497402 gene encoding external alternative NAD(P)H-ubiquinone oxidoreductase B1, mitochondrial isoform X2: protein MSISGGLVAYADSQSETAAPAAELNQNEWKKKRVVVLGTGWAGTSFLKDLDVSSYDVQVVSPRNYFAFTPLLPSVTCGTVEARSIVEPVRNIIKKRNGEIQFFEAECVKIDAAKNKVFCKSHFENNVIGAEDFSLEYDYLVVAIGAQVNTFNTPGVTENCHFLKELEDAQKLRRSVIDCFEKASIPGLTEEERRTNLHFVVVGGGPTGVEFAAELHDFIQEDLVNVYPMVKDLVKITLIQSGDHILNMFDERISTFAEKKFQRDCIEVQTGCRVLSVSDKEITMKVKSKGEITSIPHGLVVWSTGISTRPVVKDFMEQIGQANRRVLATNEWLRVKECENVYALGDCATIDQRKIMEDIASIFKAADKDNSGTLTVQEFQDVVDDILVRYPQLELYLKNKHLRDVKDLMKDPEGKDIKEVDIEGFKLALAQVDSQAKSLPATAQVAAQQGAYLSRCFNRREHCKDNPEGPRRFVGSGRHAFVPFRYKHLGQFAPLGGEQAAAELPGDWVSIGRSTQWLWYSVYASKQVSWRTRVLLVSDWTRRFIFGRDSSRI from the exons ATGTCAAT TAGTGGAGGTCTAGTGGCATATGCTGATTCGCAATCAGAAACGGCTGCGCCTGCTGCTGAGCTTAATCAGAATgagtggaagaagaagagagtggTGGTTCTGGGAACAGGGTGGGCGGGTACTAGTTTCCTTAAAGATCTGGATGTTTCTTCATATGACGTTCAGGTTGTTTCACCCCGCAATTATTTTGCATTCACCCCTCTGTTGCCTAGTGTGACCTGTGGTACAGTTGAAGCTCGGAGCATTGTAGAGCCAGTGAGGAATATTATAAAGAAG AGAAATGGGGAAATTCAATTTTTCGAGGCAGAATGTGTCAAGATTGATGCTGCAAAAAACAAGGTTTTCTGTAAGTCTCACTTTGAGAACAACGTGATTGGTGCTGAAGATTTTTCCCTGGAATATGACTACTTGGTGGTAGCGATAGGAGCCCAAGTAAACACTTTTAACACCCCTGGTGTCACGGAGAACTGCCATTTTCTGAAG GAATTGGAGGATGCACAGAAGCTCCGCAGAAGTGTGATTGATTGTTTTGAAAAGGCTTCCATCCCTGGCCTGACTGAAGAAGAGCGAAGAACTAACCTTCATTTTGTAGTTGTTGGAGGAGGTCCCACTGGAGTGGAGTTTGCTGCCGAGCTGCATGACTTTATCCAGGAAGATTTAGTCAATGTCTATCCTATGGTTAAAGATCTAGTGAAAATAACCTTGATCCAGTCTGGAGATCATATTTTAAACAT GTTTGATGAGAGAATTAGTACATTTGCTGAGAAGAAGTTTCAAAGAGATTGTATTGAAGTTCAGACAGGATGTAGAGTTCTCAGTGTTTCTGATAAAGAAATTACCATGAAGGTCAAATCCAAGGGTGAGATTACATCTATACCACATGGACTGGTAGTATGGTCTACTGGTATCAGCACTCGCCCAGTTGTGAAGGACTTCATGGAGCAAATTGGGCAG GCTAACAGACGTGTTCTTGCAACTAATGAATGGCTGCGAGTAAAGGAATGTGAAAATGTATATGCACTTGGTGATTGTGCCACAATAGATCAGCGTAAGATCATG GAGGATATTGCATCCATATTTAAAGCTGCAGACAAAGACAATTCTGGTACCTTGACTGTTCAAGAATTCCAAGATGTGGTAGATGATATCCTTGTAAGGTATCCCCAACTGGAACTCTATTTGAAGAACAAGCATCTGAGAGATGTGAAAGATTTGATGAAAGATCCCGAGGGAAAAGACATAAAAGAAGTTGATATTGAAGGTTTTAAACTAGCCCTTGCTCAAGTGGATTCACAGGCCAAAAGTCTGCCTGCAACTGCACAG gttgcTGCTCAACAAGGTGCTTATCTTTCTAGGTGTTTCAATCGTAGAGAACACTGCAAAGATAATCCTGAAGGTCCTCGGCGTTTTGTAGGTTCTGGGCGTCATGCATTCGTTCCATTTCG GTACAAGCATCTTGGGCAGTTTGCTCCTTTGGGAGGAGAGCAGGCTGCCGCTGAACTGCCCGGAGACTGGGTTTCCATTGGTCGCAGCACACAGTGGCTCTGGTATTCTGTATATGCAAG CAAACAAGTGAGCTGGCGAACAAGAGTGCTGTTGGTATCTGATTGGACTCGGAGATTCATTTTTGGAAGAGATTCAAGCCGTATTTGA